Within Amycolatopsis sp. cg5, the genomic segment GAGGTCGCGGGCACGCCGGTGCTGGTGCTCTCGCAGTACGTCGAGGAGACCTACGCCGGTGAGCTGCTTTCCGACGGCCACGGCGGCGTCGGCTATCTGCTGAAGGACCGCGTCGCGCGGATCGAGGAGTTCCTCGAGGCGCTCGAACGGGTGGCTTCGGGCGGCACCGCGATGGACCCGGAGGTGATCGCCCAGCTGCTCACCCGTAAGCATGATCCGCTCGCCGCGCTGACCGCGCGCGAGCGTGAGGTGCTGCACCTGATGGCCCAGGGTTTCGCGAACGGCGAGATCGCGACGAAGCTCGTCGTCACCGAGCGGGCCGTGCAGAAACACGTTGGGAACATCTTCTCGAAGCTGGATCTCCCAGCCAGTGAGAGCGGTCACCGGCGCGTGCTCGCCGTGCTGGCCTACCTGGAGTGACCGCAATACGTGAGAATTCCTCACAATGTGACCTGGAACACAACTGACGGGTCTACCGGAGGGTAGGACCTACAAGGGAGAGGACGGGGTCTCAGGTCGGTCGGGAGGAAATTCCAGGTGCCCACGCAAGAAGCGCGCGGTACGGCGGTAATCAGTGGGCTCGGTTCCTGGCTGCCTTCACGTGTCGTCGACAATCACGAGTTGTCCCAACGACTTGATACTTCGGACGAGTGGATCCGCACTCGCACGGGCATCGCGCAACGTCACGTCGTCGCACCCGGCGAGTCCACAGTGGACTTGGCGGTCGAAGCGGGAAAGCGGGCGCTGGCGTCCGCCGGAGTTGACAGAGTCGACCTCGTACTCCTCGCGACGGCCACGCCCGACCAGCAATGTCCCGGCAGCGCGCCGCAGGTCGCCGCCCGCCTCGGCCTGAACGGCGTCGGCGCGCTCGACGTCAACGCGGTCTGCAGTGGCTTCGTCTA encodes:
- a CDS encoding response regulator — its product is MRVVMVEDNVLLAEGMRHLLQSAGHELLARVEDADSFVEAVREHRPDVSIVDVRLPPTFSDEGIHAALRARREVAGTPVLVLSQYVEETYAGELLSDGHGGVGYLLKDRVARIEEFLEALERVASGGTAMDPEVIAQLLTRKHDPLAALTAREREVLHLMAQGFANGEIATKLVVTERAVQKHVGNIFSKLDLPASESGHRRVLAVLAYLE